ATGATGTAGGCGTCGGCGGCGACCCCGCGGTTGGCGAGGGTGGCGTAGCCGTTGGCCATGTTGATCGGGCTGACCGTCTGCGAGCCCAGCGAGACACCGGTCTGCGGCTCGAGGGCCGGCGTCGAGGTCGGGAAGCCGTACGGCGGGTTGGCCGCCTTCTCCGGCGGGATGCCCATCTTGTTCGCGGTGTCGATGATCTTCTGCGGGCCGTCGTCCATCGCCAGCGTCATGTCGATGTAGGCGGTGTTGATGGAGTCCTGGGTGGCCTTGATCATGTTGACGCGGCCGTAGCTGTGGTCGCCCTGGTTCTCGACCTCGCCGCCGCCGGGCAGGTCGTAGGGCGAGTTGCCGTCGAAGGTGTCCTTGAGCTCGAACCCGTCCTGGATCCCGGCGGCGAGCGCGAACGGCTTGAACGTCGAGCCGGCCTGGCCGCCCGAGACCGCCCAGTTGAGCTGCGACTCCAGGTAGTCCTGGCCGGCGTAGATGCCGCGGACGGCGCCGGTGCCCGGCTCGACCGAGGCGACGGCGACGTGGAGGTTCTTGCCGAAGCCCTCCGGCCGCTCCTCCTTGACCCCGTCCTTCGCGGCGTTCATCGCCTTCTTGGTGAAGGTCGTGGTGATCTTGAGGCCGCCGCCGTTGATCTCCTGCTCGCTGAACCCGAGCCGGAGCAGCTCCTTGCGGACCATCGTCAGCACGTGGCCGCGCTGGCCACCGTACTGCTCGTCGCTCTTGATCTTCGGGAACTTCGGCAGCGCCTTGCGGACGCTCGCGACGTCGCTCGCCTTGGCGGTGCCCATGTCCTCCATCGAGTCCAGGACGTACTGGTAGCGGCCCAGCAGGCGCGCCTCGGCGTCCTCGCCGTTGGCCGGGTCGAGCGAGTAGGGGTTGTTCAGCACCGCGGCGAGCGTCGCGGACTGGGGCAGGGTCAGGTCCTTCGCGTCGACGTCGAAGTAGGCCTGCGCGGCCGCCTGGATGCCGTAGGCGCCCCGGCCGAAGTAGATGGTGTTGAGGTAGCCCTCGAGGATCTCCTGCTTGCTCAGCTGGTTCTTGATCTTGAGGGAGAGGATCGCTTCCTTGGCCTTGCGCTTCCAGGTGCGTTCCTGGGTCAGGTAGAGGATCTTCACGTACTGCTGCGTGATCGTCGACGCACCCTGCTGGGCGTTGCCCTGCGCGTTGCTGAACGCCGCCCGCAGGATGCCCTTCGGGTCGATGCCGTTGTCGGTCCAGAAGCTCTGGTTCTCCGCGGCGACGACGGCGTCCTTCATCGTCTGCGGCATGTCGTCGTAGGCGATCGAGTCACGCTTCTGGACGGCGAACTGGCCGATCTCGGACTTGCCGCCGTCGTAGTAGACGCGGGTCGTCTGGGTGAGGAACTCCTCGTTGGGGTTCGGGATGTCGACGTTCTTGTACGCGATCCAGAAGCCCAGCACGCCCAGCAGGCCGAGCACCACCGCCGTGACCAGGCCCCACAGGGTGAGTCGCTTCAGCCGCTGCTTCCACGTCCGCGGAGCGCGGTCGCCCTTCTTCCCCGACCGCCCGCTGCGTCCGGAGGAGGACCCGCCTGCCTTGCGCTTTCCCTCGACCACGCGTGACAGGGTACGGCGCGGAGGGGCACGGTCTCGATTTCCCACCCCGGGCCGCAGCGGTCACCGCGAGCTCACCGGACCGGCTCACTGCCGGTCGAGGACGTCCTTGAGCCTCGCGGCGAAGGCGGCCGGGTCGTTGCCCGGCGACCACTCGTTGGCGACGAAGCCGCCGTGGTCCCCGGGGAACTCGACCACCTCGACGCCGAGCAGCGCGGCCAGCGCCTCGCCGGCGCGGCGCGGCATCTCGGTGGTGCTGGCGGCCCCGACGGCCGGCACGATGCGGACGCCGGAGGCACGCAGGGCCTCGACGTCCGGCTGGTACGCCGGGATCGCCATGTTGTGGCCCAGCAGCGCGTCGTCGCGGCTGCCGTCGTCCTCGGCCGGGAGCCCGAACTGCTCGGGCGACGGCGCCGGTCGGTCGAGGTAGTCGTCCGGCAGCGGACCCTGCACCATCACGAGCTGGATGAACTTGGCCATCGCGGGTCCCTGGCCGTGCGCGCGGTAGGTCGCCACGATGTCGGCGTAGGCCCTCTCGAGCACCTCGCGGTCCTCCAGGATCGCCGACAGCGGCGGCTCGTGCAGCACGACCGTGCCGACCTGCTCCGGGTGGGCGAGCAGCCAGGGCAGCGCCGCCACCGCCCCACCGCTCGACGCGAAGACGTCGACCGGTCCGAGCCCGGTGGCCTCGACGACGCGGTGCACGTCGTCGCCGTGGATCTCGAAGGAGACCTCCCCGTCCTCGTCGAGCTTGCTGCGCTCAGCCATCCGCGGGTCGTAGGTGATGACCGTGCGGTCGTCGAGCAGCGGGACCAGCTGCTCGAATCCCGAGGCCGACATGGGGGAGCCGAACACCATGACCGGCCGGTGCGGGCCCGGCGCGTCCGGGGTGTGCACGTCGTAGGTCAGGACGGCGCCGGGGACGGGCAGCTGGTGGGTGGTCGTGGTCGGCATCGGGGCTCCTTCGCCGGGTGGGGTCGCGGGTCGGACGAGGGGGAGACCGCCGCCGCCGGCCGGACTCATCGGAGGCGGCGCGTGCCGTCGTACGGGGGCGGGACACGTGCTGCCCGGCCCCTCGGAAG
Above is a genomic segment from Nocardioides aromaticivorans containing:
- a CDS encoding transglycosylase domain-containing protein encodes the protein MVEGKRKAGGSSSGRSGRSGKKGDRAPRTWKQRLKRLTLWGLVTAVVLGLLGVLGFWIAYKNVDIPNPNEEFLTQTTRVYYDGGKSEIGQFAVQKRDSIAYDDMPQTMKDAVVAAENQSFWTDNGIDPKGILRAAFSNAQGNAQQGASTITQQYVKILYLTQERTWKRKAKEAILSLKIKNQLSKQEILEGYLNTIYFGRGAYGIQAAAQAYFDVDAKDLTLPQSATLAAVLNNPYSLDPANGEDAEARLLGRYQYVLDSMEDMGTAKASDVASVRKALPKFPKIKSDEQYGGQRGHVLTMVRKELLRLGFSEQEINGGGLKITTTFTKKAMNAAKDGVKEERPEGFGKNLHVAVASVEPGTGAVRGIYAGQDYLESQLNWAVSGGQAGSTFKPFALAAGIQDGFELKDTFDGNSPYDLPGGGEVENQGDHSYGRVNMIKATQDSINTAYIDMTLAMDDGPQKIIDTANKMGIPPEKAANPPYGFPTSTPALEPQTGVSLGSQTVSPINMANGYATLANRGVAADAYIIEKVVDRDGEVRYSHKVTDHRAIPEGVSDDVGYALQQVVQQGSGTKALALGRPAAGKTGTATNGKGEVSSAWFAGYTPQLATAVMYVRGKGNEQLKDWLPSYFGGSYPAATWTNVMLKALEGEPVEDLPPPAYVKGDAPSEGHAPIVPKPTKKPKPKPSKTRDVPSSSAPTETPSETPTTKDPGPPTDTPTDPTGDPTSSTPPILGGKPTKSPRGRRRRHAA
- a CDS encoding alpha/beta fold hydrolase, yielding MPTTTTHQLPVPGAVLTYDVHTPDAPGPHRPVMVFGSPMSASGFEQLVPLLDDRTVITYDPRMAERSKLDEDGEVSFEIHGDDVHRVVEATGLGPVDVFASSGGAVAALPWLLAHPEQVGTVVLHEPPLSAILEDREVLERAYADIVATYRAHGQGPAMAKFIQLVMVQGPLPDDYLDRPAPSPEQFGLPAEDDGSRDDALLGHNMAIPAYQPDVEALRASGVRIVPAVGAASTTEMPRRAGEALAALLGVEVVEFPGDHGGFVANEWSPGNDPAAFAARLKDVLDRQ